A genome region from Pangasianodon hypophthalmus isolate fPanHyp1 chromosome 11, fPanHyp1.pri, whole genome shotgun sequence includes the following:
- the LOC113537221 gene encoding hyccin 2, with protein MLCPERGVVEEWLSEFKTLPDDLIPGYTCCLRLKKGLVPALYAVIQERPSSELLAPVCHQLFELYRSTEVGLRRFTLQFLPELIWVYLHHTASRERHRNGCVEALLLGIYNLEIVDSKGNSKLLSFTIPSLSKPSIYHEPSSLGSMALTEGALSQHDLIRVVYSGLLPQRETFTSQNRFEVLSFLMLCYNSAVVYMPASSHQSVCRMSSRLCVCGYPRQQQKLWKESCNRVRLDPEFMVQMLTAVYHAIYNGQWELGREALEDILYRAQLELYAKPILVANAMRCSLPARPPEGARNLLEVEVTPTNKRVSQTAITAASIRRLRWKREDADGGSCGEDSFDPDEGFSSGASSSSQPSSMKKDRVAGVRLSRDPALWQRESKSVETRAALCTHHQHHQSPPPAITLRTAERSRSPSPSMPRRFLDPHYLPPFTGPPARTASTSSSKSLDCTGFNGSSGPTDSLSFGSLSADRAHCLSAISLQEMQLRRASRSQDLLSPGSPFSSASPLSKQSRSSSFNMQIISQV; from the exons ATGCTCTGTCCAGAGCGTGGAGTGGTGGAGGAATGGCTCTCAGAATTCAAG ACGTTACCTGATGATCTGATCCCTGGCTATACTTGCTGCCTGCGTCTGAAGAAAGGTCTGGTGCCTGCACTATATGCTGTCATACAGGAGCGGCCCAGCAGTGAG CTTTTGGCTCCAGTGTGTCATCAGCTGTTTGAACTGTACCGGAGCACAGAGGTGGGACTACGCCgcttcacactgcagttcctgCCGGAGCTGATCTGGGTGTACCTACACCACACTGCCAGCAGAGAGCGCCACCGCAACGGCTGTGTAGAGGCTCTATTGCTGGGAATTTATAACCTG gaGATTGTGGACAGTAAGGGAAACAGCAAGCTTTTGTCCTTCACCATACCCTCTCTCTCTAAGCCTTCCATATACCATGAG CCCTCCAGTCTGGGCTCCATGGCTCTGACAGAGGGAGCGCTTAGCCAACATGACCTGATCAGAGTGGTATACAGTGGCCTGCTGCCCCAGAGAGAGACTTTTACTTCTCAAAACAG GTTTGAAGTGCTGTCTTTCCTCATGCTCTGCTACAACTCTGCTGTGGTCTACATGCCAGCATCCTCCCATCAATCAGTCTGCAGAATGAGCTCGCG attgtgtgtatgtggctaCCCACGTCAGCAGCAGAAGTTGTGGAAAGAATCATGCAACCGCGTGCGCCTGGATCCGGAGTTCATGGTGCAGATGCTGACTGCAGTTTATCATGCCAT CTACAATGGCCAATGGGAACTCGGAAGAGAAGCTTTGGAGGACATCTTGTATAGAGCACAACTAGAGCTATATGCCAAGCCAATACTA GTAGCAAATGCTATGAGATGTTCCCTGCCAGCTCGACCGCCAGAGGGTGCACGGAATCTTCTGGAGGTTGAAGTTACGCCCACAAACAAACGCGTCTCTCAGACGGCTATCACTGCTGCATCCATCCGCAGACTCCGCTGGAAACGAGAGG ATGCAGATGGTGGGAGCTGTGGTGAGGACTCATTTGACCCAGATGAGGGCTTTTCCTCCGGGGCCTCCAGCAGTAGCCAGCCCAGCAGTATGAAGAAGGACCGGGTTGCAGGAGTGCGTCTGTCCCGGGATCCAGCATTgtggcagagagagagcaaatcTGTCGAGACCAGAGCTGCTTTATgcacacaccaccaacaccaccagtCGCCTCCTCCAGCTATCACGCTCCGCACTGCCGAGAGGAGCAGAAGCCCTAGCCCCAGCATGCCCAGGAGGTTCCTAGACCCGCATTACCTGCCCCCATTCACTGGTCCTCCAGCCAGAACTGCTAGCACATCTTCCAGTAAATCCCTGGACTGCACCGGTTTCAACGGCTCATCTGGGCCCACAGATAGCTTGTCATTTGGGAGCCTGAGTGCAGATAGGGCTCACTGTTTGTCAGCTATCAGCCTGCAGGAAATGCAACTAAGGCGGGCATCACGAAGCCAAGATCTGCTCTCGCCTGGAAGTCCATTTTCCTCTGCAAGCCCTCTGTCCAAACAGTCTCGCTCCTCCAGTTTTAATATGCAGATTATATCACAAGTGTAG